The following are encoded together in the Cololabis saira isolate AMF1-May2022 chromosome 5, fColSai1.1, whole genome shotgun sequence genome:
- the LOC133444651 gene encoding olfactomedin-like has protein sequence MMLLPLLLLLSATDVGWAQRVLGQKKSGACVCEVNSTMWSFPAARFEDVLLQVHTCEGSLNNLQEQVTISNQRLPEILAQVSNVTARLEPYQYLHDQGLYTTLALRQLGQELIQLEMDIDVVHKQRNNDQTRKLTKEVDKLHKDVKKMQTSDTINMKTVKEKLRYLKNNVESCKSIPKDHRSQHRYCYRGLISNISDPITTKVTPHGKSYISGSWGKQAQIHSEKQRNSYWVQPLLSSNIWGNTVRVYQTYEDFMASTNHREFTFAPSYTHSNTIEGPSAVLYGDALYYHCYRSADICRYDLTGNSVKRVTLPGTGVGFSNKFPYCYYDCRTYSDVDVEADETGLWALYATVGNHGNLVVSRLGWDKETQTLNVTQTWETRLFKKAVSNAFMVCGVMYATRYVDEYREEVFYAFDTATGKEDNSLALPLEKVARGVASLSYNPTNRQIYMYNDGYLLAYQAQF, from the exons ATGATGCTGCTgcccctcctgctgctgctgtcagcCACA GATGTCGGCTGGGCTCAACGAGTGTTGGGTCAAAAGAAGTCCGGCGCGTGTGTTTGTGAGGTGAATTCCACCATGTGGTCGTTCCCTGCTGCGAGGTTTGAGGATGTGCTGCTGCAGGTTCACACCTGCGAGGGATCATTGAACAACCTGCAGGAACAG GTGACGATCTCCAACCAGCGTCTTCCTGAAATCCTGGCCCAAGTTTCAAATGTGACAGCTCGACTGGAACCCTACCAGTACCTGCATGACCAGGGCCTGTACACGACGCTGGCTCTGCGCCAGCTGGGCCAGGAGCTCATCCAGTTGGAGATGGACATCGACGTTGTCCACAAACAGCGCAACAATGACCAAACAAGGAAACTCACAAAAGAG gtgGACAAACTGCATAAAGATGTAAAGAAGATgcaaacatcagacacaatTAATATGAAAACTGTCAAAGAGAAACTGCGCTACCTGAAGAACAATGTGGAATCCTGCAAGTCAATCCCCAAAGACCACagaa GCCAGCACAGATACTGCTACAGAGGCCTGATCAGCAACATCAGCGACCCTATCACCACTAAGGTCACTCCTCATGGAAAGAGCTACATCTCTGGTTCGTGGGGCAAACAGGCACAAATACACAGTGAGAAGCAGAGGAACAGCTATTGGGTTCAGCCGCTACTCAGCAGCAACATCTGGGGAAACACTGTGCGTGTTTATCAAACCTACGAAGACTTCATGGCCTCCACCAACCATAGAGAGTTTACCTTTGCTCCATCCTACACTCACTCCAATACCATTGAAGGTCCCAGTGCCGTCCTGTACGGTGATGCTCTGTACTATCACTGCTACCGCTCTGCAGACATCTGCCGCTACGACCTGACGGGCAACAGTGTCAAACGGGTAACACTTCCAGGCACCGGTGTAGGTTTCAGCAACAAGTTCCCATATTGTTATTATGACTGCCGCACTTACAGTGATGTGGATGTGGAGGCAGACGAGACAGGATTGTGGGCGCTCTACGCAACTGTCGGTAACCATGGTAATCTCGTGGTGAGCAGGCTAGGCTGGGACAAAGAGACTCAGACTCTCAATGTGACGCAGACGTGGGAGACGAGACTGTTCAAGAAGGCGGTGAGCAATGCTTTTATGGTGTGTGGTGTGATGTACGCCACTCGTTATGTGGACGAGTACCGTGAGGAGGTCTTCTACGCTTTTGACACAGCCACGGGGAAAGAGGACAACTCACTTGCTCTGCCACTGGAGAAGGTCGCTAGAGGAGTAGCCAGTCTGA